The Lasioglossum baleicum chromosome 15, iyLasBale1, whole genome shotgun sequence genomic interval TTAAGATCTGTAAAATCCCGATTTTAGACGCGCTCGCAGCCTCTGCCGATTTGTCTGAACTCGATGGTCCACGTGCAGCCTCGAAGAAGGATCGAGTACAGATTCCGAGGTCTCGTGGAAACCGATCAGCCTAAAATCGAAAGCGAACCATTCTCGCTGTTCATGACAACTCCGAGAATGATCAGCGACACCAGTTTGGTACACGATACGAAGATAGTGGTGATAGGAGCCTCGGACTGCGGCATGGCTCTTCTGGAACATCTAGCTTTCGGGTAAAGATAGAGAATCGAGAAGTCTCGGAGAGTTGAGAACAGAGTCTGGAAAAACGGAAAATTTCCAGGGGCTCGCACGAAACGACTCGGTACGCTAACGTCACGCTGATATCGCCGCGCGGGCTGCCTTTCGAAAATGAACGGAGCTCCGCGATTGCGAGCATGATTCCCTTTCGCGGCCGATATTGCCACGAGCATCGTCGTTTGGTTGCTGCGCGTTCTTGGATCAACGTTGTCTACGGCACTGTGGTTGACATTAACAGGTAGATCCCGCCTCGACAAATTACTATTCACGCCGAGTACCAGCAACAAAGTTGTACAAATCGTGCTGCCTCGAGTGTCGGTTCAGACAGCTTCTTAAGGCTGCCTCTTGATATGCGGACACGCTTTAACTTCGTCCTTGGAATCTTTAGGAAAGGGAAGCAGGTGACGGTGATGAATCGAGGACAGATCGCGTACGACTACCTGGTGGTCACCTGCGGGCTGCAGTACCAGAAGCCACAGTTCCAGGAGGAGTTAAACATGATCAAAAGAGGGTAAAAAGCCTCAACCGACTtcgacaatgtttattttgcgtaaagatccgcagtgtaatcgACGTACTATGGTTTGGAAACCCGCTTTTTGTGGTCAAAAGACAATTTTTTAGGATTAAGATATTGGAAACGTATTCTGCAACACAATAAGGACCATTCAAAGCTTTAAGatctaaattattattcatttcagattaTTCTGTGGGATATAACGTTCTGAAGGCAAACTCAAAATTCTTTGTATAAAATCGTGAGGATCACCTCGATTTTTTAAACGTTACTATATATTTCTGACTTCATAATATTATCGTTGGTGttgaaacgaattcaacgacctggcatactacagtcctcgacaaaatgataagacacctagcatatttttaaatttcttgtatttaaagatggaaagtgtacactccgttatatTCTGAATACACTCCAAAGTAAACACGCAAAATCTTAGGATTATATCGCATAtcatagcaaaattagagaaaggtatgtgaacacggactgacattgcttcgacaaaagtataagacattTAGCCCATTTTCCACTCATGTGACTTGTACCATGAAGTGTTCTACTGCGAACGTACTCAGACAATGAATCTTGTGAGTTTCTTACAGTAtaagtacatttattacaacgaaaaataaataatgagtCGAGGAAAGCAGTTAGATAAAAGTGAGGCCGATCGAATCGTTCTGTTGTGCTCGGAAAAGTacagtattaataaaatttcgaaattagTAAACAGAATTAGGCGTGCGATATAGAGTGTGTTAAAAAATCCAAGTGCTTatggaaaaataaaaggaagtGGATGACCTAGCGTTACTTCCGAACGTGATAAACGTGCAATTTTGCGTGTTGCGTCACaaagtattaattttgtatttttatttgcttaatcaaacatttttctgttagtgtcttatacttttgtcgaattAATGTCAGCCCGTGTttacatatctttctctaatttaaCTATAGTATGCGACACAATCCTAATATTTTCATGTTTACTTTggaaatagtatatgtataatatacagcatacaacggagtgtacattttctaccttaaaaatatgctaggtctcttattattttgtcgaggactgtataACCTTTAACTTTAAGATAATGTTAGAATACCTTCGGCCACGAAAAACGGGTTTCCAGACCATAGCGCGACGTGCCAACTGCTCACACGTCTTCTCTTGCGGACAGAGAGTGGACAGAGCAACAGCAGCCCTGGAACTGTTTAACGATCAACGACGACACGCAAGCGGCGACTTGCCTCGAGAAGATTCGCCTGTTGACCAACAACTTCGAAGACGAAAGTGAGACAACTGGATTCCATCTTCTTCGTAAAACACAGCTGTAACTGCGAACACTTTTAGAGAGGATCGTCCTCTACGGACACAACATCGACTGTTACTGCGCTCTCCAGGGTCTCCTCGAATCTGGCATAAACGGTTCCTGGATCTCTTTGATCGTGCCGCCGATACACCCGTGCGATTCCCACGAAAGTGTCTTCTTTAACATCTGCGAAGTACGAAATCGAAGTACACGAGGATAATCGTTTTCCTCGAAAGAGATGCTGACTTGAATCGTTCAAGGTGCACGCTATGGTGATGACTCATATCTTGGACAGCGGCGTGAGCCTTCTTCAGGAATGGGAGCTGATCGATTGGTACTTGCAGGACTGGAGGAAAGAAGGAATGATAGAGGCACTGGTTCTGCGGTCGAAGGGTAGTATAAAGATAGTGCAATGCGACATTCTGATTGCGTTTCACGAGAAGACTATCGACCCGAAGATATTTTTGGGTGACTGAAACAGTCTTTGAACGAAGTATGATTTATGGCAGGAATTTCTTCATAGATGCGTTTCAGCGTTCTGCAAGGCTGGCTTGATGTACGACGGCCGGCTGGTGATAGACTCCGAGTTCGGAACCAACGATCCATTCGTATTCGCAGCGGGGAACGCCACCAAGTACAGTCGGAAGTTCCACGCGTCGTTCTGGCTGCACAGATATTTCAACAGCGTGGAGATTGGCGAGAGAGTTAGTATAGCGGAGCACACTTTTTGCCGAATACTAAAGTAATTCGCTTGTAAAGCTGGCGAAGGTGCTGCGATCGGTAATCGTGAAGCAACAGAGATACGGCGAGAAGGCCGTTAAGCGGTGCAAGCACAAGAAATACTTCCCTTTCTCGATGTTTCGTGCACCGCTCATCGTGGCCTGCACTCTGCCCGGCGGATATCGGTACCTGCACGTCCATCCACCTGGCAAGATCCCGACGAGCAAACATCCGTTTCCGGTCGACACGGGTACGGAAATGGTCACTGGAAGCTGCGACTCCGAGATCGGTTTCTTTCGTCTACGATTGAACCACTATGGCACTGTGGAGACGATCACTTGCTTCAGCAGAAAGGTACAACCCGATAGCGATTGGAAAGTACCTATTGAAAAGTACCTTTTCAGGACTTCGAGGTCCACCAGATGATCCGACTGTACGGGAAGCACGAGAGCCTGCTAAACGAATTGAAAACGCGGTTCCAAGTAAGCGAACGCCCTATCGATCCCTGTATCGTCTTCGAGAACGTATTAACGATACTTTGATGCGTCAGGATTCGTTGATCTCGGACTTCTTCGCATACTTCCGGGAGCCGTGGGCAACGGCGCTCTTCATCGACCGATTCGACTGCCTCCGGATGGAAAACCGAGCGACCCTTTTATCGAAAACGGTAAAGACAAAGAGCAATATGAGAAGAAAGACGTAGAGAAATGAACAAACGTTGAAACGTTCTCTTAATAGGTGGTTCCCGGCCAGTCGTTGATCGAGGACTGCATTCAAGCTTTCCAGAAGTCGTCCTGGAAAGCAGTAAGTTACCGGAATCATCTGAATTCTCTAATTCGTACTTACACGCTCGATCGCAACGCGTCTTCAGATGGAGGATACCGATCATCGACGAATCGTCGCAAAATACGCGGGCTCGGTGTACCACCAACAGTTGGAAGAGAATCTGCTGCAGTTTCTGGAGTTCTGCGAAGAGGATGCACCGGTTTACTGTACGCCAGGCAAGCTGCGGGAGTTGTACGCCGACCTGCAGGACAGTCCCCTGTACACGTCGCCGTGATCCAGACCGTGTCACGCTTTCTCGAGCAACGAAAACGCGAAATAAACGACGACGCGATCCGATGTCTTTTCCACGAGATTTCTGCGATTTTCTCCGGTTCTGCGGGAAACTTTGTGGGAAACGGGGATACACGTCCCATATCCGTGGAAACCGCGAACACGAGCGCCGATCTTGTTACGGCTCGGCGAGCAAACTTCTGTCTTCGACGGCGGGGCTTGGCCGATCGGAAGCAGTTCGTCCCCGATCGCCTGCGCTCGTCCGTGTTCGCTGCTACTTTTATTTGCATGCGATCCGATCTGTAGGTCAAGTTTAACATTCCACGAAGCTGCCCCGCAAAGGCGACTCAAGGTGGACGCCCACGCGGCCGCACGCGCAACGACAACAAACACCGCGCCACAGAAATGTCACGGCTAACACGGAACCGATTCTCTTTACTCCCCCTTTGGCTTATCAGACCCGCTGCTCCATCGCGATCGGCCTCTTACTCCGCAAGAAAACGATCGGTCTAGACCAGTCTATCTCTAAATTAGTTTTATCGCATGCGCAACAACCTAACACCTTCAATTTGTACCTAACAAAAATTTCATCTTTTAGGGTTGGATAGCAAGAGCCTGCGACGGCACTTTTCCGCTTAATGGATCGCCAGTAACCGACGGTACTCGGCCCGAGCGTAAATTCAACCCGAGGAGAGAACGGGTTCGGCCGGCTTTCTATTCGGCCCCGTGATTTCGTCTGTTTTTCTTCTGCGAGATCTAGAGATTTATCGCCGCGCATAAACACGGTCTACCCTTCGCGGGGATCCCGCCACACGGGCTCTCGCGCAAATTATAACGACGGCCGTAACTCTTGACGCACGCGTTACGATCCGTTTCAATTTGCCAAAGAAGCGAATCAATCGCAATTTACGCCCACGCGTGGCGCACCGCGAACGTGCGGCTTGTTTATCGCGTTCCTCGGGCGGTACAAAGGCGAAGTAGACGGCTGTACATAGTTGTACTCGTAGTAGAGTACGCTGCCGGTCCTAAAAAGAGAAAGGGGTCGCATTGCCATTACGACGGTGACCAGAAAGCGGCCAAATATCTTTCCTCTTAATCGGCCGGTGATTCAGGAGCGGAAGCGGCACTGTATAATTAACCATTTTGGCAAGCGATTCGGCGGGAAGTCGCGTCAAAGATTCGCGCACTTGCCCCCCTCAAGGCTGATCTTCTCCCACGTGTACGCATCgatttacatttttacattattacCTGTGCGACACGGGGATCGCACAGTATCAGTCGCGCGTGGACCTCGTGGGGACAAACAAATCTTATCGCCTCGATTATCGACTAGGACGACATCCGCTCGACACGATGAGCACACCGAGACCGATCACCTCGTACTTCTACGAGAGAAAGTGCTACCTGTGCGAACGACGCACCGTTTACCCTGAGAACCCTCCAGCGCCGAAGAGAACACCGCGGAGAGTCACGTTCACGTTCGCCGAGCCGAGTAAGTGCGACAAAAATCATCCCGGAAGAACTGGAACAGAATCGCATCCTCTCACAGCCACTGGTCATTCTCCATTCATTTCGCATTCGAAGAtcgcgaagaaaaaaaaaatatatactgcGCTCTTCGACGGCGGTTGTCATTCTACGCCGTCTCGTTTCGTTTCGACTTGAAAGATCGCGGGGAAAACAAACGCAGACCCCTCGTCTCGGGTGCTGCCAGCTTCGTTATTTACGTTGCCGTGGAATCGGGGATTTGAATCGTATCCAAAAGCACGGAGACCCTGAGTCCGGGTCAATGTCGCGCTATTCTGGTCACTGGTTCGCGACGCCATTAAACGAGATCTCGAGGACGTCGGTTTCTCGTGGCTGAAACGCGAGCGAATCTGCAAATAACGATTCGCGGACTGCCAACGGTGTTCAACTTCGACGGGCTTCTGTTTCAGAAATAATTGAACGTTCGAGTGTGCTACGAGTAAATGcacaaaatgaaaaatctcGTATGTAACGGAAATATTTTAGGTCAGATAAAATGTCTGGGTAACCGATTTCACAATGACCTTGAAGTATATGTTATAAAACTCGACATTTGGAATAGCTTTTTCTGTGAAATCGTTGACGGTCGGCTTTACTTTCAGAGATATTGGCAAAAAACTTTTGGACGTTTGAGTTAGGTCTGGCTACTTACACGAATAAAGAGAATAAACCCGTATATCTTCAAAAACACCAGTAGGGCCCAAGACCAGCCCCGAAGTATAACCGAAAGATAGTTCCGGGGCTGATCCCCTAATCTATGAAGGACTAAGTAAGTATAGGGTGGAATTTTACTTGCTTACACTCGAGGAGTTTGTACTTCCTCCTTGAAACTAGGGAGTCCCTCACTTCCCTGGGTTGGAATGGCCCAGGGAGCTAGTACATAAACCATTTTACCACCCTGCGctataaataatacaaaaaagGTATATGGGTTACCGTATATGGTAaaaaaactttacttgtaattGCTGGGTTAGATTTGATCCTAAATCTAAACATGCATACAATGTTTTAAGAACACCCCGTAGAACTTACGTGTAAAGCTTTTTTTACGAGTAAAGAATatttcgtaaactaaagccgaccgccaAAAAACCTGAAAGAGAAATGTTGCtcagaatgatgaccttgacaacatatcaaAACTCTGAAATGATTCAAATGATTTAAAATGTCTGAATCCTGGAGGAAGAATTAATTCGAGCGCAAAGGGGTTACTTAACGACGCTCCCGGCCTGATTAGCCGGACGACCGTCGATCTCGTGGGTAACGATGGCGTTCAGTGTGAAACAGGATTCCACTTATTTACGTAATAACGCCCGTTATTATACAACTATTACGATCAGCACGCCTCCGCAACATAAGTCGCCGTTGATCATGGGAGTAGCACTTATGTAACGAATGTCAGTTTACCGGGCCGTTGAGACTCGCGCCTTTATGGTGGAACGACGCGCGTTCCTCCGCCGTAAAAGGGAATATCCGAGACCCATATTCGCGGCACGTCGCGCTGATTCACGGGTCTTTTGTCACGAGAAGTGCCGCGGCTTCGCGACACCTCGTTTGCAGGCAAATCGACACGCTTCTCTTTCACCTTTTTTTTCAATGCCTGGAAATCTGTTCACGCTAATCTAATCTTTGCATCTCTTTCCCAATATTGAGTTACCCGTACCGAGAGTGTTAGGGCTTAGCAGCTATTTTAAATCTAATCTTTTCCACCTTCTGTTCGCTATTGAGTCACCCGTACCGGAAGCGTTGGGAATTAGAAATTTGCAACGACTTTGCTGGCAGCAGTCATTATCAGGAAGTAACGGAAACTTGTTTTCTGTTCGCAGGAAGAATGCTGAAATCGGCCTCGCCGCAGTACCCCAGCAGGGGTGGATCGGATGTCAAGGTGATTCGCTTGACGGTTGATCAGGAAGCTGTTCTTCAGGAGCAGTTCAATCGATGGCCCAGAGCACCGCACACGGCGGATGTCGTCCTACTCGCAGCCGAGACAGGACTTTCGGAAGCCGATGTTGAGGTTCCTGTTCTTCTCCTCTTTCCTTCGAACACGGATGCTTTTGCCAATTCTCTCAGATTTTGAACCCAAAGTTCTTTTTCAGAAACAAAAGCAGAAAATGTGAACATTTAATGGTTTAGTATCCCACCTCGACGTTTCACTAAAATGCAAACAACTCACTCTTTTTCTGAGATCCACAGTGCAGttcatacagggtggtccatct includes:
- the LOC143216498 gene encoding homeodomain-only protein isoform X2, with translation MSTPRPITSYFYERKCYLCERRTVYPENPPAPKRTPRRVTFTFAEPRRMLKSASPQYPSRGGSDVKVIRLTVDQEAVLQEQFNRWPRAPHTADVVLLAAETGLSEADVEAWYAIRLAQWRKEQGLGGNLGLH
- the LOC143216527 gene encoding LOW QUALITY PROTEIN: cilia- and flagella-associated protein 61 (The sequence of the model RefSeq protein was modified relative to this genomic sequence to represent the inferred CDS: substituted 1 base at 1 genomic stop codon), whose amino-acid sequence is MWLGEPEANNTRHSDDRHPLPAIVGVRTMEHEDLMFLEKLLSDRIINRTAGCHRDHRKRCVSSEASCLSVVQWNEKHDLVSGMCLCNYPNVPAVTPEDWPSWLQTLYRKLVPLCNAFKKLRPIFMQIYSYARALRGIKVRSRGVSPTLTAKRVENMTERNSLFVHFLAWDHRYTGRFFEELMTGVFVAASHLLHVILVQPPRIILGDPLEQVESIPIKNSQRKTVLADLFQRTSVARGLQARAGIETEDPEGRTRNREEDNDIVIPLIDQESTLLKQLYGEYYVSEMVRYPTDFRQLIVSEDQGGLATGVMFLSNRIDVDMLNKNFELVLYNGLRKPHVHDVIPDESFEPASKTFCSVYTDQPVETLYSPQRTFRGELSSMTSSDKSIEVPEEVTEASSSSSSAYDVNTAKTSKSASVDDDDHSFYRWSILVHGIEEWNIYLAPVSCNWGSKFLFSMCIPIHKKGKGISGRPAQEKTEVMEIQLPPQPIYHGEPNAFVVEVFAFEDHVKRGCSTIFFEAAFECFPDRDYCAILMPTAHPELAFLTNFVRVPPKCNRDFPMALYVTHRAALLGDISTRRAGHQDRDAVQTLLQKIPKAETILDDFDEAVKTMRSDLFCYLFVWNDRVVGVTIFCVEKDVTYIRRRFHVEDYIATKHVPQDAYGCIMHFVLMPIFAIHLRHFFCEISRQSGLIVFYYRLTEKMMSALTRSQPLPICLNSMVHVQPRRRIEYRFRGLVETDQPKIESEPFSLFMTTPRMISDTSLVHDTKIVVIGASDCGMALLEHLAFGGSHETTRYANVTLISPRGLPFENERSSAIASMIPFRGRYCHEHRRLVAARSWINVVYGTVVDINRXIPPRQITIHAEYQQQSCTNRAASSVGSDSFLRLPLDMRTRFNFVLGIFRKGKQVTVMNRGQIAYDYLVVTCGLQYQKPQFQEELNMIKRGEWTEQQQPWNCLTINDDTQAATCLEKIRLLTNNFEDEKRIVLYGHNIDCYCALQGLLESGINGSWISLIVPPIHPCDSHESVFFNICEVHAMVMTHILDSGVSLLQEWELIDWYLQDWRKEGMIEALVLRSKGSIKIVQCDILIAFHEKTIDPKIYDLWQEFLHRCVSAFCKAGLMYDGRLVIDSEFGTNDPFVFAAGNATKYSRKFHASFWLHRYFNSVEIGERLAKVLRSVIVKQQRYGEKAVKRCKHKKYFPFSMFRAPLIVACTLPGGYRYLHVHPPGKIPTSKHPFPVDTGTEMVTGSCDSEIGFFRLRLNHYGTVETITCFSRKDFEVHQMIRLYGKHESLLNELKTRFQDSLISDFFAYFREPWATALFIDRFDCLRMENRATLLSKTVVPGQSLIEDCIQAFQKSSWKAMEDTDHRRIVAKYAGSVYHQQLEENLLQFLEFCEEDAPVYCTPGKLRELYADLQDSPLYTSP